The stretch of DNA CTCTTGGTGTTCTTTTTCGTTGACGGCTTCGCGATGGTGGTCCCCAGTGAGACCCTCATCGTCGCCCTGGCGGCGTTCTCCCGGCACAGCGGCGAACCCAACCTGTGGATCCTCGGCACCACCGCGCTGATCGGCGCCATTGCCGGGGACAACATGGCGTTTATGCTGGGCCGCAAGATCGGCCTGGACCGGTGGAAGTGGATGCGCCGGCCGAAGGTCCGCAAGGTGTTCAGCTGGGCGCGCTACGAGCTGGACAAGCGCGGCGCGGTACTGATCTTCACGGCACGGTACATTCCCTGGGGCCGGGTGGCGGTCAACTATGTGGCTGGAAGCACCGGGTTCGGCCACCGGCGCTTCTTCGTCCTTGACGCCTTCGCCTGCCTCACCTGGGTGGGCTACTCCATCGGCATCGGCCTGCTGGCCAGCTCGTTCCCCTGGCTGCACCACAACCCGCTGCTGAGCGCCGGGATCGCCGTGGTGTTCGCCATCGTCCTGGGCGTCCTCCTGGACCACATGCTGCGCTGGTGGCACAAGCACCTGGCCCGCAAGGATGCCACGG from Pseudarthrobacter chlorophenolicus A6 encodes:
- a CDS encoding DedA family protein; this translates as MEFINEAVLHAAGQWWIYPVLLVFFFVDGFAMVVPSETLIVALAAFSRHSGEPNLWILGTTALIGAIAGDNMAFMLGRKIGLDRWKWMRRPKVRKVFSWARYELDKRGAVLIFTARYIPWGRVAVNYVAGSTGFGHRRFFVLDAFACLTWVGYSIGIGLLASSFPWLHHNPLLSAGIAVVFAIVLGVLLDHMLRWWHKHLARKDATEVDDWLDGGPSGARDSSTGGPAFLAPAAKDGGPTAA